One part of the Bacteroidia bacterium genome encodes these proteins:
- a CDS encoding aminopeptidase P family protein, whose protein sequence is MKKILISCLIFFSLGMVQEIYAQSPSHPDDFLSSDFHKERREAVRERLPKNSVAVFFSNPVRNRANDVDYIFHQDPNFYYLTGHREPHSMLLVFSEEQKEGNKNYDEIIFVRKNNALMEMWEGARLGKDGAKDKLAFETVFSGEEFEDFDLEWGKFDKILFYDFQDDVRDTREKGDLYDLIIQFKDKVNYFGNKLSTEEVPQPQKQNLDTRSLDQIMVKLRGIKTADEMELLRKAVKISALGQVEVMKAMEPGMSELEVQGMHEFVYKKYRAEYEGYPSIVGAGHNGCVLHYIENYKPEIEDGELILMDLGAEYHGYTADVTRTLPVNGKFTTEQKAIYDLVYEAQEAAIEVCKEGTNFSDLFLTTANVINEGLVELGVMKSTSRKDMINPQTGAHLYYPHGCCHHIGLDVHDKGEYDVLKSGMVITIEPGIYIPKGSPTDEKWWNIPVRIEDDFLITTEGCEILSGDAPRKSAEVEAMMAQPSPFNAIVLPDLDGKDE, encoded by the coding sequence ATGAAAAAAATCTTAATCAGCTGCCTGATCTTCTTCAGCCTTGGAATGGTCCAGGAAATTTATGCGCAAAGTCCCAGTCATCCTGATGATTTTCTGAGTTCTGATTTTCATAAAGAACGTAGGGAGGCAGTACGAGAAAGATTGCCCAAGAACTCGGTGGCAGTGTTTTTCTCCAATCCCGTCAGAAACCGGGCCAATGATGTTGATTACATTTTTCATCAAGATCCCAATTTCTACTATCTGACAGGCCATCGGGAACCACACTCTATGTTGCTGGTATTTTCAGAAGAACAAAAAGAAGGGAATAAGAACTATGACGAAATCATCTTTGTACGTAAAAACAATGCCCTGATGGAAATGTGGGAAGGCGCAAGATTAGGTAAAGATGGAGCCAAGGACAAACTGGCATTTGAGACCGTTTTTTCAGGAGAAGAATTTGAGGATTTCGATCTGGAATGGGGGAAGTTTGATAAAATTCTTTTCTATGATTTCCAGGATGATGTGAGGGATACAAGAGAAAAAGGAGATCTCTATGACTTGATTATTCAATTCAAGGATAAAGTAAATTATTTTGGGAATAAACTCAGTACGGAAGAAGTGCCTCAGCCCCAAAAGCAAAACCTGGACACCCGAAGCCTGGACCAGATCATGGTCAAGCTGAGAGGGATAAAAACGGCGGACGAAATGGAGCTCTTAAGAAAAGCCGTTAAGATATCTGCTCTGGGACAGGTAGAAGTCATGAAAGCCATGGAACCCGGTATGTCAGAACTTGAAGTGCAGGGTATGCACGAATTCGTCTACAAAAAATACCGGGCAGAATATGAAGGTTATCCGAGTATCGTGGGAGCCGGACATAATGGCTGTGTCTTACACTACATCGAAAACTACAAACCAGAAATTGAAGACGGAGAACTCATCCTCATGGATTTGGGTGCAGAATACCACGGTTATACAGCTGATGTTACCCGTACCCTTCCTGTAAATGGGAAATTCACGACCGAGCAAAAGGCCATATATGACCTCGTATATGAAGCTCAGGAAGCAGCCATTGAGGTCTGCAAAGAAGGAACCAATTTCAGCGACCTTTTCCTCACAACGGCCAATGTTATCAACGAAGGCCTGGTAGAACTCGGAGTGATGAAAAGCACCAGCCGCAAAGACATGATCAATCCCCAAACCGGAGCACATTTATATTATCCCCATGGATGTTGTCATCACATCGGACTAGATGTACATGACAAAGGAGAATATGATGTTTTGAAGTCAGGCATGGTTATTACCATAGAGCCGGGCATCTACATTCCGAAAGGAAGTCCTACCGACGAAAAATGGTGGAACATCCCGGTTCGCATAGAAGATGATTTCCTTATCACTACTGAGGGTTGTGAAATCCTTTCCGGCGACGCCCCCAGAAAAAGCGCAGAAGTAGAAGCTATGATGGCTCAACCCAGTCCATTTAATGCTATTGTACTTCCAGACCTGGATGGGAAGGATGAATAA
- a CDS encoding transglutaminase domain-containing protein — MKHLAIICLLFVHSITHAQLSDFGNIDFQKADSIAELYDGERLEMLPLLAHNLTRDLDSEVEKFRAIYTWVCSNITSDHGSFVKNRKMREKYQDDEQALSQWNAEFQVEVFNKLLKSKKTVCTGYAYLMKELSYFAGIECVIVDGYGRTVVSNVGEASIPNHSWNAVQLNGKWYLCDPTWSSGHTLIPSYKFIQEYNDGYFLADPAVFVRSHYPLDPDWILMEEAPSFQEFLDAPLIYKHTYKQQLIPIEPKQMKVKLAKDELLRFVLSGPSNLDLDKIRLEIASGPNNVLSVKPEIRMMETGLLELTYPFKKRVNHDVHIKLGELYIATYVVKMGKARLH, encoded by the coding sequence ATGAAGCATCTAGCAATTATCTGCTTACTTTTTGTTCATTCGATAACTCATGCTCAGTTATCAGATTTTGGAAACATTGATTTTCAGAAGGCGGATAGCATAGCGGAGCTTTATGATGGGGAACGTCTGGAAATGCTTCCCTTACTCGCTCATAATCTCACTCGAGATTTGGATTCAGAGGTAGAGAAATTTCGGGCCATTTACACCTGGGTCTGTAGTAACATCACAAGCGACCATGGAAGTTTTGTGAAGAATCGGAAGATGCGGGAGAAATATCAAGATGATGAGCAGGCCCTGTCCCAATGGAATGCTGAATTTCAAGTGGAGGTTTTTAATAAGCTTTTGAAATCAAAGAAGACGGTCTGTACGGGTTATGCCTACCTGATGAAGGAATTATCTTATTTCGCTGGGATAGAATGTGTGATCGTAGATGGATACGGCCGAACCGTAGTTTCCAATGTAGGCGAAGCCAGCATTCCCAATCATTCCTGGAATGCCGTTCAACTCAATGGCAAATGGTATCTATGTGACCCTACCTGGTCCAGTGGGCATACTTTGATTCCTTCATACAAGTTTATTCAGGAATACAATGACGGCTATTTTTTAGCTGATCCGGCTGTATTCGTCAGGAGTCATTATCCCCTGGATCCTGATTGGATTCTGATGGAGGAAGCACCTTCCTTTCAGGAATTTTTAGATGCTCCTTTGATATACAAGCATACCTATAAACAGCAATTGATTCCGATTGAACCCAAACAAATGAAGGTAAAGTTGGCAAAAGATGAACTGCTGCGCTTTGTCTTAAGTGGTCCCAGTAATTTGGATTTGGACAAGATTCGTTTGGAAATCGCTTCCGGGCCGAACAATGTGTTAAGCGTAAAACCTGAAATTCGGATGATGGAAACAGGCTTATTGGAATTGACTTATCCCTTTAAAAAGCGAGTGAATCATGATGTCCACATCAAGTTGGGAGAACTTTATATTGCTACGTATGTGGTGAAGATGGGGAAAGCTCGTTTACATTGA
- a CDS encoding HD family phosphohydrolase codes for MKILRQDLHEAHPQARISLLFQYMKEKGQAHYEEDVSQYQHALQSAALASRQNANHFMLSAALLHDMGHMLAEDMEGDINPTEKDDFHENLGASFLAEFFPASVTEPIRLHVEAKRYICTTDKQYFEGLSSASQKSFRLQGGDMDESEQKNFEAHPHFQEAIQLRKWDDQAKTVGLEIPEIEVYEAVLLRALTL; via the coding sequence ATGAAAATTCTACGTCAAGACTTGCATGAAGCCCATCCTCAGGCTAGAATCTCTCTCTTGTTTCAGTACATGAAAGAAAAGGGCCAGGCCCATTATGAAGAGGATGTAAGCCAATATCAGCATGCGCTTCAGAGTGCAGCCCTGGCCTCCCGCCAAAATGCCAATCATTTCATGTTGAGTGCGGCCCTACTACATGACATGGGGCATATGTTGGCTGAAGATATGGAAGGTGATATCAATCCTACGGAAAAGGATGATTTTCATGAAAATCTGGGTGCGAGTTTTCTTGCCGAATTCTTTCCTGCCTCGGTTACGGAACCTATTCGCTTGCATGTAGAAGCCAAACGCTATATCTGTACGACGGATAAGCAATATTTTGAAGGGCTTTCCTCGGCTTCCCAGAAGAGTTTCAGACTGCAAGGGGGAGATATGGATGAAAGCGAGCAAAAGAATTTTGAGGCACATCCTCATTTTCAAGAAGCCATTCAACTCAGAAAATGGGATGACCAGGCCAAAACAGTAGGCCTGGAAATCCCGGAGATTGAAGTATATGAAGCAGTGCTTCTTAGGGCATTAACACTTTAG
- a CDS encoding HAD domain-containing protein — MEVSRIIFLDIDGVLNTGRGKLYWRKQERKKKYTFNADFCPDAIANLNQITRESGAKIVISSYWRSFFSLEALQVIFKEYGIEGEVISTLSMGEGFAIRPDRGTLIKEWLKDNFEPDQFVIIDDNDSGISRLFPKEFIKVNEEEGLANLSRFSDSLSLLVN, encoded by the coding sequence ATGGAGGTAAGTCGTATCATCTTCCTTGACATAGACGGTGTCCTTAACACCGGTAGAGGCAAACTTTACTGGCGAAAGCAAGAGCGCAAAAAGAAATATACTTTCAATGCTGACTTTTGCCCGGATGCCATTGCCAATCTCAATCAAATCACGCGGGAAAGTGGTGCTAAAATCGTCATATCTTCCTATTGGCGTTCTTTCTTTTCGCTGGAAGCTTTGCAGGTAATCTTCAAAGAATACGGCATAGAAGGGGAAGTCATTAGTACCTTATCAATGGGAGAAGGATTTGCCATCCGCCCGGATCGGGGAACCCTTATCAAAGAATGGCTGAAAGATAATTTTGAGCCGGATCAATTTGTTATCATTGATGATAATGATTCCGGGATCAGCAGACTTTTCCCAAAAGAGTTTATCAAGGTCAATGAAGAAGAAGGTCTTGCCAATCTCTCCCGCTTTTCTGACAGCCTTTCTTTGTTGGTGAATTAA
- a CDS encoding aminotransferase class V-fold PLP-dependent enzyme: MPELNLSKVRAHFPALDKEWIFMDNAGGSQTLKPIVDRISEYYYTSDVQHGGSYEISQLSMDRVDAGTAFMAEYINAKHPSEIVMGGSTSLVLRILSISLGNTFNIGDEIIVSGCDHEANVSPWMDLQGRGIKVKVWQVNPETWQFELDDLAKLMTDKTRLVSLTHTSNILGTLNPVKEIAKFVHDRGALICVDGVAHAPHRLIDVQDTDVDFYAFSYYKVYGPHYAMLYGKQEHLFKIPGVNHYFIDGENSPYKFQPGNVNFEFAYGMLGLGDYLEDMYRAHFPNGSASKREQMQAVFDLFADHEEKLANRFLDFLNSRSDIRIIGLESGDKNKRVPTIAFAQGKRDSEEICLATDPHKIAIRFGDFYAKKLIQDMDLEEQNGVVRVSFVHYNTMEEVDKLIGVLEGVL, translated from the coding sequence ATGCCAGAACTCAATCTATCCAAGGTACGTGCACATTTCCCAGCCCTCGATAAGGAGTGGATTTTCATGGACAATGCGGGAGGTTCTCAAACCCTTAAACCGATTGTCGATCGGATCAGTGAGTACTATTATACTTCGGATGTACAGCATGGAGGTTCGTATGAAATCTCTCAGCTTTCTATGGATAGAGTGGATGCTGGGACGGCTTTCATGGCTGAGTATATTAATGCAAAACATCCTTCAGAAATTGTGATGGGTGGTTCGACTTCTCTGGTCTTGAGGATCCTGTCTATCAGTCTGGGAAATACCTTCAATATAGGAGACGAAATCATCGTATCAGGCTGTGATCATGAAGCCAATGTCAGTCCCTGGATGGACCTTCAGGGAAGAGGGATCAAGGTAAAAGTCTGGCAAGTAAACCCCGAGACCTGGCAATTTGAGTTGGATGATCTGGCAAAACTCATGACAGATAAAACTCGTCTGGTTTCTTTGACCCATACTTCCAATATTCTCGGTACCCTCAATCCGGTCAAGGAGATTGCCAAATTTGTACATGATCGTGGAGCTTTGATTTGTGTGGATGGTGTAGCTCATGCTCCGCATCGATTGATCGATGTGCAAGATACGGATGTGGACTTCTATGCCTTTAGCTATTACAAAGTCTATGGTCCCCATTATGCCATGCTTTATGGCAAGCAGGAGCATCTTTTTAAGATTCCTGGCGTCAATCATTATTTCATTGATGGAGAAAACTCCCCTTACAAATTTCAGCCGGGAAATGTAAACTTTGAGTTTGCCTATGGGATGTTGGGACTGGGAGATTATCTGGAAGATATGTACCGTGCCCATTTCCCCAATGGATCGGCTTCAAAAAGAGAGCAAATGCAAGCGGTCTTTGATCTTTTTGCGGATCATGAAGAAAAACTGGCCAATCGTTTTCTGGATTTTTTGAATAGCCGATCTGATATCCGGATCATAGGCCTGGAAAGTGGAGATAAAAATAAGCGGGTGCCAACGATTGCCTTTGCTCAGGGGAAAAGAGACAGTGAAGAAATATGTCTGGCGACCGATCCACATAAAATTGCGATTCGATTCGGTGATTTTTATGCCAAGAAATTGATTCAGGATATGGATCTTGAGGAACAAAACGGAGTCGTTCGGGTGAGTTTTGTGCACTACAATACGATGGAGGAGGTAGATAAGTTGATTGGGGTTTTGGAGGGAGTTTTATAA
- a CDS encoding carboxypeptidase-like regulatory domain-containing protein encodes MKLSIHTPCSESFDKFEPTKAGGFCQNCQKEVIDFTSMTDAEVLRYFKEKQGKTCGYFTPSQLKSYPSITESHSRWSPGWIGASLLGISLFTFFPITNTHAQSNNVPQAIDLTYLEMAKVQRPTKTSDTFRVRGVVVDESDEPMPGASVLVKGTTNGVFTDVDGKFILEGVSKTDVLIFSYVGYEREEYNIKKNQSDIQEYVLDVKMEMDHLAIMGEVAVAQIYSSKKTIWQKLSGLFK; translated from the coding sequence ATGAAACTATCTATCCATACTCCCTGTAGCGAATCCTTTGATAAGTTTGAACCTACCAAAGCCGGAGGTTTCTGCCAAAATTGCCAGAAAGAAGTGATTGACTTCACCTCTATGACGGATGCTGAGGTCCTTCGATATTTTAAAGAAAAGCAAGGCAAAACTTGTGGTTACTTTACCCCATCTCAACTAAAATCCTATCCATCAATCACAGAATCTCATAGCAGATGGAGTCCCGGATGGATAGGCGCAAGTCTTCTGGGCATTTCTTTGTTCACCTTTTTCCCCATAACAAATACCCATGCCCAATCGAATAATGTTCCACAGGCAATTGACCTAACTTATTTAGAGATGGCTAAGGTCCAAAGACCCACGAAAACCTCGGATACTTTTCGGGTAAGGGGTGTGGTTGTAGATGAGAGCGATGAACCCATGCCAGGAGCTAGTGTCTTAGTTAAGGGAACTACCAATGGAGTTTTTACAGATGTAGATGGAAAATTCATTCTGGAGGGCGTGAGTAAAACTGATGTCCTTATATTTTCATACGTCGGTTATGAAAGAGAAGAATACAACATCAAGAAGAATCAATCAGATATTCAGGAGTATGTTCTGGACGTCAAAATGGAGATGGATCACCTGGCTATCATGGGAGAAGTTGCCGTGGCTCAAATCTATTCCTCCAAAAAGACGATCTGGCAGAAACTAAGTGGACTTTTCAAATGA
- a CDS encoding T9SS type A sorting domain-containing protein, with protein sequence MHKLTHGTLVLLMLLWYPYSYGQYEGGEGDGNDRASAIQIDLQGQSLGTNILYSGGTGDGQDRANTQSWLNGAVSSQLYSGGYGDGQDRTSINAYLDGTDLANLYAGGNGDGQDMMRTQLFLNNQSSSALYSGGSGDGQDFFSTQSFLSGIMLDMLYAGGNGDGQDLAFVQSSIAGIDLAALYSGGNGDGNDKADYLGSAIPFPVTLLSFEAFPENEYVVVQWVTESELNNDFFTVERSIDAALFEGLYEVAGAGTTADIQTYETKDEEPLDGTSFYRLKSTDFDGAFTYSQIVEVNFEAPSAWRLLLYPNPNSGEYINFKLSGIEARESFHLEIIDMQGRKIWENDWQSDAPVLEAGIDLNRRLPEGSYQVRVSSRNEQLSKLIIIR encoded by the coding sequence ATGCATAAGTTAACGCATGGGACTCTCGTCCTCCTTATGTTGCTATGGTATCCTTATTCATATGGCCAGTATGAAGGAGGAGAAGGAGACGGCAATGATCGGGCTTCAGCTATACAGATTGATTTGCAAGGTCAGTCCCTTGGAACAAATATTCTTTACAGTGGCGGGACGGGTGACGGCCAGGATAGGGCCAATACGCAATCCTGGCTCAATGGAGCAGTGAGTAGCCAATTGTATTCCGGGGGATATGGAGATGGGCAGGATCGGACTTCGATCAATGCTTATCTGGATGGAACGGATTTGGCAAATTTGTATGCCGGAGGAAACGGAGATGGGCAGGATATGATGAGGACACAATTATTTCTCAATAATCAATCTTCATCGGCTTTATATTCGGGAGGTTCCGGAGATGGTCAGGATTTCTTCAGCACCCAGAGTTTTTTATCTGGAATCATGCTGGATATGCTGTATGCTGGAGGAAATGGAGATGGACAGGATTTGGCCTTCGTTCAAAGTTCTATAGCCGGGATAGACCTGGCAGCACTTTATAGCGGAGGCAATGGGGACGGAAATGATAAAGCAGATTATTTAGGCAGTGCCATTCCTTTCCCCGTAACTCTACTTTCCTTCGAAGCCTTTCCGGAAAACGAATATGTTGTAGTGCAATGGGTAACCGAATCAGAACTCAACAATGATTTCTTTACGGTCGAAAGGAGCATAGATGCCGCCTTATTTGAAGGCCTCTATGAAGTAGCCGGAGCGGGTACGACAGCTGATATCCAAACCTATGAAACGAAAGACGAAGAACCTCTGGACGGTACATCTTTCTACCGATTGAAGTCCACAGATTTTGATGGAGCCTTTACCTATTCACAGATTGTAGAGGTGAATTTTGAAGCGCCTTCCGCCTGGAGACTTTTACTTTACCCCAATCCAAATTCAGGAGAATATATCAATTTCAAGCTCTCTGGTATAGAAGCAAGAGAAAGCTTTCATCTGGAAATCATCGATATGCAGGGCCGAAAGATTTGGGAGAATGATTGGCAAAGTGATGCCCCGGTTCTCGAAGCAGGGATTGATCTGAATAGACGCCTTCCGGAAGGAAGCTATCAGGTACGGGTAAGCTCTCGAAACGAGCAGCTTAGCAAATTAATCATAATTAGGTAG
- a CDS encoding redoxin domain-containing protein, with product MQTKAENFILDMQPISVYIYLLLCSLACISMACSTAESANNTNTVQSRSIEEAHEIVPENQYNLGEKAPEFTLTDLDGSTKRLSDYAGKFLVIHFATTWCPFCNAEAPTLEKISQQYKDQDVEVLIIDVKEDKKLVQEKLQNRFNFSFPILLDAEGKVAASYAPEGVLPDLTRDEVVLASNLLIDPEGKIQFYSLLDSKDFDAELVALQERLHELL from the coding sequence ATGCAAACGAAAGCAGAAAATTTCATCCTCGACATGCAACCGATCTCGGTTTATATTTATCTACTCCTGTGCAGCCTCGCTTGTATAAGCATGGCATGCTCAACAGCAGAATCCGCGAATAATACAAACACAGTTCAATCACGTTCAATCGAAGAAGCCCATGAAATCGTTCCTGAAAACCAATATAATCTGGGAGAAAAAGCTCCTGAATTTACACTTACAGATCTCGACGGATCCACAAAACGTCTCTCAGACTACGCAGGAAAATTCCTCGTCATCCACTTCGCCACTACCTGGTGTCCCTTTTGCAATGCGGAAGCCCCTACCCTTGAGAAGATCTCTCAGCAATACAAGGATCAGGATGTAGAAGTACTAATCATTGATGTAAAAGAAGACAAAAAGCTCGTACAGGAAAAACTTCAGAATAGATTCAATTTCAGCTTCCCCATCTTGTTGGATGCTGAAGGTAAAGTAGCCGCTTCTTATGCGCCTGAAGGAGTTTTGCCAGACCTGACAAGAGATGAAGTTGTACTTGCTTCAAACTTGCTCATTGATCCCGAAGGAAAGATTCAATTCTATTCCTTGCTGGACTCCAAGGACTTTGATGCTGAATTGGTGGCCCTTCAAGAAAGGCTTCATGAACTCTTATAA
- a CDS encoding SUMF1/EgtB/PvdO family nonheme iron enzyme yields MKRNIAHRAYYALSCLLLLFFTSSLHANNVEVSNVSLTGQNTTDQTVQVQFDLAWENSWRISVGPSNWDAAWVFVKFRPSGGDWQHASLNFVDGIAANDGHLEAAGSVITTPSDGRGAFIYRDADGSGDVSYSDLRLLWNYGSDGVADGQLVDIQVFAIEMVYIPQGSFRLGDGAGSTSAGKFRNGILAVPYTVSSENAINVSNTIGNLYYSSVIGSGDQLGPIPAAFPKGFNAFYCMKYEVSQGQYVDFFNTLTTSQKTDRDITNSNHKNSDTEVARNTISYTSGSATSSSPDRALNYVSNQDVLAYLDWSGLRLMTELEFEKACRGTQLAVPDEFAWGSADIYSPASNYSLSNDGTPAEGIADPGSLIGNAMYSTTAGSIGGPVRCGIFAASAINKSREESGGTYYGIMEMSGNVYERAVTVGSPAGRVYTALHGDGNLTVSGEHNVTGWPAYTGSIGYRGGGYLVGSSFARVSDRDDAATASNIVNNRVGFRAVRSAP; encoded by the coding sequence ATGAAAAGAAACATTGCTCACAGGGCATACTATGCCCTTAGCTGCTTACTATTGCTCTTTTTTACCTCTTCCCTACACGCAAACAATGTAGAAGTATCGAATGTCAGCCTCACCGGGCAGAACACCACAGACCAAACCGTACAAGTTCAATTTGATCTCGCTTGGGAAAATTCCTGGCGAATTAGTGTGGGTCCATCCAATTGGGATGCGGCCTGGGTCTTTGTGAAGTTTCGTCCTAGTGGTGGTGATTGGCAACACGCAAGTTTAAACTTTGTAGATGGAATTGCTGCCAATGACGGACATTTGGAAGCAGCTGGAAGTGTCATTACAACTCCCTCTGATGGCAGAGGAGCTTTTATTTACCGAGATGCTGATGGAAGTGGAGATGTGAGTTATTCCGATTTACGCTTATTGTGGAATTATGGAAGCGATGGAGTAGCCGACGGACAGTTGGTAGATATACAGGTATTTGCCATTGAGATGGTTTATATTCCTCAAGGAAGTTTCCGGCTGGGAGATGGAGCCGGGAGTACAAGTGCCGGAAAATTCCGAAATGGGATTTTGGCTGTACCCTATACGGTTAGTTCAGAAAACGCGATTAATGTTTCCAATACTATTGGAAATCTATACTACAGCTCAGTGATAGGATCGGGAGATCAATTGGGACCTATTCCCGCTGCTTTCCCCAAGGGATTCAATGCCTTTTATTGTATGAAATATGAGGTGAGCCAGGGACAATATGTCGACTTCTTTAATACCTTGACAACAAGCCAAAAGACGGATCGGGATATTACCAACTCCAATCATAAAAATTCAGATACTGAGGTAGCCAGAAATACGATTTCCTATACCAGCGGAAGTGCTACAAGCAGCTCTCCAGACAGAGCCCTGAATTATGTCAGTAATCAGGATGTTCTTGCCTATCTCGATTGGTCGGGACTTCGCTTGATGACCGAACTGGAATTTGAAAAAGCTTGTCGCGGTACACAGCTAGCCGTTCCGGATGAATTTGCCTGGGGCAGTGCTGATATTTATTCACCTGCATCCAACTATAGCCTTTCAAATGACGGAACTCCTGCAGAAGGAATTGCTGATCCGGGTAGCTTGATTGGAAATGCTATGTATAGCACTACAGCTGGAAGCATTGGAGGGCCTGTGCGTTGTGGGATATTTGCTGCGAGTGCTATAAATAAAAGCCGTGAAGAATCAGGAGGCACTTATTATGGAATCATGGAAATGAGTGGCAATGTCTATGAACGTGCAGTAACTGTTGGAAGTCCTGCAGGGAGAGTCTATACAGCTTTGCATGGAGATGGTAACTTAACAGTAAGTGGGGAACATAATGTAACAGGCTGGCCAGCATATACAGGCTCTATTGGATATCGGGGGGGCGGATACCTTGTTGGTTCTAGTTTCGCTCGTGTTTCAGATCGGGATGATGCTGCTACTGCATCAAATATTGTCAATAATCGGGTAGGTTTCAGAGCAGTTCGTTCGGCTCCCTAA
- a CDS encoding T9SS type A sorting domain-containing protein — translation MKQTLTFSLLLYFLLLTNTNNLQAQADICGIRLIPDNRVASFAFGEQVKIEFDYEVTEASGARIFARPFSGGALASGYAASGSPLYSGNGTDDGTFTINSTEQIVDEIRIRVTNADQSTILREMWIPVEYHFGESGVNHFSYSHDPKVSSLLLGEQFEITFDYNANHAGGNRIFIRPFTDGALTAGYGASGSPSFSGTGSQTVNFTINSGKNVRVDSLRVTVLNDDQSTQLDQFFIPVNLYFSTVKIFNVTAMGDLLSPNGENRTIQYSFETTETAGARIFPRPWSLDGLTPGYSACGSGVNTGSGSLSCNFSIGSGNKYVDHIRFKAVSPDQSEEYLEILYPVTYFFGEVSIENLKLCPQSPVRMENGERVNVSFDIENNTGADIRVFPRPFTNAALSPGYGASGSPLYGTGASPANHFFTINGGDVKVDHIRFKVTNGDQSMDLGEFFVPVDITFGGMTTNLEEELVVEELKLYPNPFHQNLHIDFSPKISGEVRVSVSDLQGRKLGEVARRTMFAGQEERIQVNAQDLGMSPGLYLITFEGEEFRFARKVVLN, via the coding sequence ATGAAACAAACATTAACCTTCTCTCTCCTCCTCTATTTCCTCCTATTAACAAACACAAACAACTTACAGGCGCAAGCCGACATTTGTGGGATTAGACTCATCCCAGACAACAGAGTCGCCAGCTTCGCTTTCGGCGAACAGGTAAAAATCGAATTTGATTACGAAGTCACAGAAGCAAGCGGTGCCCGAATTTTTGCTCGTCCTTTTAGTGGAGGGGCTTTGGCTAGTGGATATGCTGCTAGTGGGTCGCCTTTGTACAGTGGAAACGGTACAGACGATGGGACCTTTACCATCAATTCCACTGAGCAGATCGTAGATGAAATTCGGATACGCGTAACCAATGCGGATCAAAGCACGATCCTTCGAGAAATGTGGATTCCGGTTGAATATCATTTTGGTGAAAGTGGGGTCAACCATTTTTCCTATTCCCATGACCCTAAAGTATCCAGTCTGCTTTTGGGAGAACAATTTGAAATTACCTTTGATTATAATGCCAATCATGCGGGAGGTAATCGAATTTTTATTCGCCCATTTACTGATGGAGCCTTGACTGCCGGATACGGAGCTTCGGGTTCTCCAAGCTTTAGCGGTACCGGAAGTCAAACCGTGAATTTTACCATTAATTCTGGCAAAAATGTGCGGGTAGACTCCCTCAGAGTTACCGTACTAAATGACGATCAATCTACACAATTGGATCAGTTTTTTATTCCGGTAAACCTTTACTTCTCTACGGTAAAAATTTTTAATGTTACTGCCATGGGTGATCTCCTTTCTCCAAATGGAGAGAACAGGACAATCCAATATTCATTTGAAACGACTGAAACGGCAGGTGCACGTATCTTTCCTCGTCCCTGGTCCCTCGATGGCTTGACTCCAGGTTATTCGGCTTGTGGTTCCGGCGTGAATACGGGCTCAGGTTCCCTTTCCTGTAATTTTAGCATTGGTAGTGGAAATAAATACGTGGACCACATTCGCTTCAAAGCAGTGAGTCCGGATCAAAGTGAAGAATATCTGGAAATCCTTTACCCGGTGACCTACTTTTTCGGAGAAGTAAGCATCGAAAATCTCAAACTTTGTCCTCAAAGCCCTGTGCGTATGGAAAATGGAGAGCGCGTGAACGTTAGCTTTGATATCGAGAACAATACAGGCGCAGACATTCGGGTATTCCCCAGACCATTCACCAATGCTGCGCTGAGTCCTGGATACGGAGCCTCGGGTTCCCCGCTTTATGGAACAGGTGCTAGTCCTGCCAATCATTTCTTCACCATCAATGGAGGAGATGTAAAGGTCGATCACATTCGCTTTAAAGTGACCAATGGAGATCAATCGATGGATTTGGGAGAATTTTTCGTGCCTGTTGACATCACCTTTGGAGGCATGACAACAAATCTAGAAGAAGAGCTAGTCGTTGAGGAACTCAAACTTTACCCTAACCCCTTCCATCAAAACCTACACATAGACTTTAGCCCAAAAATCAGTGGAGAAGTAAGGGTATCTGTATCTGATTTGCAGGGAAGGAAGTTGGGAGAAGTAGCTCGTAGAACTATGTTCGCCGGTCAGGAAGAACGGATTCAAGTTAATGCTCAGGACTTAGGCATGAGTCCCGGACTTTATCTCATCACTTTTGAAGGAGAAGAATTTCGCTTTGCGAGGAAAGTGGTGCTGAATTAA